A window from Staphylococcus succinus encodes these proteins:
- the glpT gene encoding glycerol-3-phosphate transporter, protein MFNFLKPAKHIKSLPSEKVDDTYKRLRLQVFLGIFLGYAGYYLLRKNFSLAMPYLIDEGFSKTGLGVALSAISIAYGISKFVMGTVSDRSNARIFLTLGLILTAIVNLLLGFIPVLTSSIFIMFVMMFLNGWFQGMGWPPSGRVLVHWYSVSERGSKTAIWNVAHNVGGGLMAPLALVGVTLISTWSFGYLKGFEGTFILPAIVAIIIALISYSLIRDTPQSEGLPPIEAYKDDYDTNSKHTIETELTTKEILFKYVLNNKWVWAIAIANIFVYFVRYGVLDWAPTYLSEEKDFNLKASGWAYFLYEWAGIPGTLLCGYISDKVFKGRRGPAGFIFMLGVTIAVIVYWLNPAGNPLIDNIALISIGFLIYGPVMLIGLQALDYVPKKAAGTAAGLTGLFGYLGGAVMANIIMGLLVDHLGWDAGFLLLTIISILAMLSFTLTWHKRGQSSI, encoded by the coding sequence TTTATTACGTAAAAACTTCTCATTAGCGATGCCCTACTTAATTGACGAAGGTTTTAGTAAAACTGGTTTAGGTGTCGCTTTATCTGCTATATCGATTGCCTATGGTATCAGTAAGTTTGTAATGGGAACAGTAAGTGACCGGAGTAACGCCCGTATATTTTTAACATTAGGCTTAATTTTAACGGCTATCGTTAATTTATTATTAGGTTTTATTCCTGTACTTACATCGAGCATTTTCATTATGTTTGTGATGATGTTTTTAAATGGATGGTTTCAAGGTATGGGATGGCCTCCTTCTGGACGTGTCCTCGTACATTGGTATAGTGTGAGCGAACGTGGTAGTAAGACTGCAATTTGGAATGTAGCACACAATGTAGGCGGCGGTTTAATGGCACCACTAGCGCTCGTTGGTGTAACGCTAATTAGCACTTGGTCTTTTGGTTATTTAAAAGGATTTGAAGGTACTTTTATTCTTCCAGCCATTGTGGCAATAATTATTGCACTAATTTCCTATAGTTTGATTAGAGACACACCTCAATCAGAGGGTTTACCTCCAATTGAAGCATATAAAGATGATTATGATACAAATTCAAAACATACCATTGAAACTGAATTGACTACAAAAGAAATTCTTTTTAAGTATGTGTTAAATAATAAATGGGTATGGGCCATTGCGATTGCCAATATATTTGTATATTTTGTACGTTATGGCGTTCTAGACTGGGCTCCTACCTATTTAAGTGAAGAAAAGGACTTTAATTTAAAAGCATCAGGTTGGGCTTACTTCCTATATGAATGGGCAGGTATACCTGGTACATTATTGTGCGGTTACATTTCTGATAAAGTATTTAAAGGTCGTCGAGGCCCTGCCGGCTTTATATTTATGCTCGGTGTTACAATTGCGGTTATCGTTTATTGGTTAAATCCAGCTGGTAATCCATTAATTGATAACATTGCGCTCATTTCCATCGGGTTTTTAATTTATGGACCAGTCATGTTAATTGGCTTACAAGCCTTAGATTATGTTCCGAAAAAAGCAGCTGGAACTGCAGCTGGCTTAACAGGTTTATTTGGTTATTTAGGAGGCGCAGTAATGGCTAATATCATTATGGGACTCTTAGTGGATCATTTAGGTTGGGATGCTGGTTTCTTACTCCTTACAATTATTAGTATATTAGCAATGTTAAGTTTCACATTAACGTGGCACAAACGTGGACAATCAAGTATTTAA
- the speB gene encoding agmatinase has protein sequence MFKPKDSSMSPRFVGPRTFMRLPLENALENVDFLIMGVPFDTAASNRTGQRYGPQSIRDFSVLLRPYNPDQDINIFDYCSGIDYGDVDVIPGNVLKTYDKITEKLAPILNKGIIPIMMGGDHSITLGHLRAFAKKYGPVSLVHFDSHSDTWEDYFGEKYVHGTPFRRAVEEGLVDTKKSIQVGIRGPLYGPEDIQNARDLGYQVIPMREARELGIENVIDKIHKRVGDNPVFVSFDIDFLDPAYAPGTGTPEVGGPTSFEALEYVRKLDGLNIKGFDLVEVLPTYDSNEITAVAASSVIFEMVTLIALAKRRSENQ, from the coding sequence ATGTTTAAGCCAAAAGATTCATCTATGTCGCCAAGATTTGTTGGACCAAGAACTTTTATGAGATTACCATTGGAAAACGCTTTAGAGAACGTAGATTTTTTAATTATGGGTGTACCATTTGATACTGCTGCTTCAAATAGAACTGGTCAAAGATATGGCCCTCAAAGTATACGAGATTTTTCAGTTTTATTGAGACCGTATAATCCAGATCAAGATATAAATATTTTCGATTATTGTTCAGGTATAGATTACGGGGACGTCGATGTTATACCAGGTAATGTGTTGAAAACTTATGATAAAATCACTGAAAAATTAGCACCTATTTTAAACAAAGGGATTATTCCTATTATGATGGGAGGAGACCACTCAATAACATTAGGCCATCTACGTGCTTTCGCCAAAAAATATGGTCCTGTATCACTTGTTCATTTTGATTCTCATAGCGATACCTGGGAAGATTATTTTGGTGAAAAATATGTTCATGGAACGCCATTTAGAAGAGCGGTAGAAGAAGGGTTAGTTGATACAAAAAAATCAATTCAAGTCGGTATTAGAGGACCATTATATGGACCTGAAGATATACAAAATGCAAGAGATTTAGGATATCAAGTCATTCCAATGAGAGAAGCACGTGAACTAGGTATTGAAAACGTAATAGATAAAATCCACAAACGAGTGGGAGACAACCCAGTTTTCGTTTCCTTCGATATTGATTTTTTAGATCCTGCGTATGCTCCAGGAACTGGAACACCAGAAGTTGGAGGACCAACAAGCTTTGAAGCATTAGAATATGTAAGGAAACTTGATGGTCTAAATATTAAAGGATTCGATTTAGTAGAAGTATTGCCAACATATGATTCTAATGAAATAACAGCTGTAGCTGCATCTTCAGTCATATTTGAAATGGTAACATTAATAGCATTAGCAAAACGGAGAAGTGAAAACCAATAA